The Pseudomonas sp. HOU2 DNA window GACACCGTGTCGTACCTTGACAGCACCGTGGGCGTCAGCGTCAACCTGACAACCGGTATCAATACCGGGATCGCGCTGGGTGATACCTACAACAGCATCGAAGCGATGCGTGGTTCAAACTTCAACGACGTCTTTGTTGGCGGTGCTGCCGCACTGGCATTCGACGGTGGTACGGGCTTCGATCTGGTCAGCTACCAGTCGTCTGCCAGTGGTGTCACTATCGACCTGAAAACCAACGTCAACGCTGGTGATGCCACTGGCGATACCTTTGCCGGGATAGAGATCTTCCAGGGCAGCAATTTTGCCGACACCTTGTCCGGTACCGCGATCAATGACAACTTCGTCGGCGGCGGTGGTGCCGATGTGATTGACGCTCGTGAAGGGGTCGACACTGTCTGGTACCTCAACAGCACCGCGGCGGTGAACATCAATTTGCAAACCGGCTTCAATCAGGGAGGCGACGCGCAGGGCGATGTGCTGATCAACGTCGAGAGCATTATCGGCACCCACTTCAATGACATTCTGACCGGCAATGCGCTGGCCAACGGACTTGAAGGCGGTCTCGGCAATGACACCATTTATGGCGGGGATGGCAATGACATCATCTACGGCAGCTTCTACACCGAGCTCGGGCCGTTCGCCGTCGACGTGGCTGCCGCGGGTCCACAAGCCGACATGTTGTTCGGTGGCACTGGCAACGACAAGATCGTCAGTGCCCCGGACGACCGTGGCACCATCGCCTATGGCGAGGCCGGGCATGACACCATTTATGTCGTCAGTGGTACCGCAGATGGCGGGGAAGGCAACGATGATCTGCTCGGTACAGGTGCGAACTTTGTCCTGCTCGGCGGCGCGGGTAATGATGCGTTGACCTTTGGCGCCCTGGGTACTGCCTTCGGGCAGATGAAGGCCACCGGCTTCGCCAATGGCGGAGAGGGGGATGACATCTATTTCGTCAACACCGGTATGTTGGTGACGATTCGGGATGACGGGCTCAGCACCAATGACACCTTGATCCTGAATAACATCCGCTCGGCCAGTACGTTGCAGTTGGCACGGGTAGGCGATGACCTGTACCTCAACGACGGCCATTCCCCACTGTCCGATCCAACCGCCCAAGGCGTAAAACTGCAGGACTGGTTCGCCGGTGGCAACACCATCGAGCACTTCAAAGCGGCCAACGGTGATGTTCTGCCGATCAATGACGGGTTCAGCATGTTTGGCTGATTCGTTCCAATCGTTGTAACAGCTCGATGAAAGGGATGAATCCGATGACGGATTCATCCCTTTTTTCATGGCCGCACGTCCTGCCACACACTGCGCACCGAGCTGGCGCGTTTCCTGCAAGTCCCCCTCAAATCGCCATAAAACGAGCGCTTGCGGTCATCGCCGCGGCGCCGCCAGCGGCAAAAGGTTTGGCCAGAAGGCGCGCGCCGCTCAAGAAAGCTCTGCGCAGCCCGGTGAAGAACAAGAGGGGAGACGATGAAGGCAGTAATTTTGGCGGGTGGCCTCGGCACGCGCATCAGTGAAGAGTCGCACCTCAAGCCCAAGCCGATGATCGAGATCGGCGGCAAGCCAATTCTCTGGCACATCATGAAGCAGTATTCCGCTCACGGAATCCACGACTTCGTGATCTGCCTGGGCTACAAGGGCTACGCGATCAAGGACTTCTTCGCCAATTACTTCCTGCACACTTCCGACGTCACGTTCAACATGCGCGAGAACCGCATGGACGTGCATCAGAATTACAGCGAGCCATGGAGTGTCACCCTCATCGACACCGGCGAGGAAACCATGACCGGTGGCCGTCTGCTGCGTGCCGGCCGTTATCTGAAGGATGAAGAGGCGTTCTGCTTCACTTACGGCGACGGCGTTTCCGATCTGAACATTCGCCAGTTGGTCGAGTACCACAAGGCCCATGGCCGCCTGGCGACCGTGACGGCGGTGCAACCACCGGGTCGTTACGGCGCCCTGGAGCGCCAGGGTGATCAGGTCCTCG harbors:
- the rfbF gene encoding glucose-1-phosphate cytidylyltransferase, whose protein sequence is MKAVILAGGLGTRISEESHLKPKPMIEIGGKPILWHIMKQYSAHGIHDFVICLGYKGYAIKDFFANYFLHTSDVTFNMRENRMDVHQNYSEPWSVTLIDTGEETMTGGRLLRAGRYLKDEEAFCFTYGDGVSDLNIRQLVEYHKAHGRLATVTAVQPPGRYGALERQGDQVLGFTEKPRGDGGWINGGFFVLSPKVLPYIAGDETTWEAEPLARLAQDEQLKAFEHDGFWQPMDTLRDKNHLEALWQSGEAPWKQWA